In Candidatus Promineifilum breve, one genomic interval encodes:
- a CDS encoding TlpA family protein disulfide reductase, which produces MTDTIQTTTTPAEAAPRRPFRWSMIALWLAVIAILAVLAWGLVNTNATRPEVGQVAPDFDVEFFDGYGWETRSVATLAEMRGRPVVLNFWASWCVECRYETDLLESAWQQYRDQGVVFLGVAYADVEPNSIAYMEEFGVTFPHAPDLGTDISQSYEITGVPETFFIDSDGVIRHVQIGPVTQQMLDELMPQLLN; this is translated from the coding sequence ATGACCGATACCATACAAACCACAACCACCCCGGCCGAAGCCGCCCCGCGCCGGCCGTTTCGCTGGTCGATGATCGCCCTGTGGCTGGCCGTCATCGCCATCCTGGCCGTGCTGGCCTGGGGATTGGTGAACACCAACGCCACTCGGCCCGAAGTCGGCCAGGTCGCGCCCGATTTCGACGTGGAGTTCTTCGACGGCTATGGCTGGGAGACGCGCTCGGTGGCGACATTGGCCGAGATGCGCGGCCGGCCGGTGGTGCTCAACTTCTGGGCCTCGTGGTGTGTCGAATGCCGCTACGAGACCGACCTGCTGGAGTCGGCCTGGCAGCAGTACCGCGATCAGGGCGTGGTCTTTCTGGGCGTGGCCTATGCCGACGTGGAGCCGAACTCCATCGCCTACATGGAAGAGTTCGGCGTCACCTTCCCCCACGCGCCCGACCTGGGCACCGACATCTCGCAATCTTACGAGATCACCGGCGTGCCGGAGACGTTCTTCATCGACAGCGACGGCGTCATCCGTCACGTTCAGATCGGTCCGGTGACCCAGCAGATGCTGGACGAACTGATGCCGCAATTGCTGAACTAG
- a CDS encoding deoxyhypusine synthase family protein, whose protein sequence is MTDAPISRFLRHHYRHFNAAAVIDAADGYVRHLDGGGAMMITLAGAMSTAELGLSLAEMIRRDKVQAISCTGANLEEDLFNLVAHDYYERVPHYRDLTPADEHALLRRHMNRVTDTCIPEEEAMRRLESALVDEWTRADRAGERYFPHEFMYRALRSGVLEQYYQIDPRDSWMLAAAEKNLPMVVPGWEDSTMGNMFTGHVMSGDIKNVHTVRTGIEYMAELAGWYQATAATRSIGFFQIGGGIAGDFPICVVPMLHQDLGRTDVALWGYFCQIGDSTTSYGSYSGAVPNEKITWGKLGIDTPKYMIESDATIVAPLVFALVMGQ, encoded by the coding sequence ATGACAGACGCACCGATTAGCCGCTTCCTGCGGCACCACTACCGCCACTTCAACGCGGCGGCGGTCATCGACGCCGCCGACGGCTACGTGCGCCACCTGGACGGCGGCGGCGCGATGATGATCACCCTGGCCGGGGCCATGAGCACGGCCGAGCTGGGCCTGTCGCTGGCCGAAATGATCCGCCGCGACAAGGTGCAGGCCATCTCCTGCACCGGGGCCAATCTGGAGGAAGACCTCTTCAATCTGGTGGCCCACGACTATTATGAGCGCGTGCCCCATTATCGCGACCTGACGCCGGCCGACGAGCACGCCCTGCTGCGGCGGCACATGAACCGCGTCACCGACACCTGCATCCCCGAGGAGGAGGCCATGCGCCGCCTGGAATCGGCCCTGGTGGACGAGTGGACGCGGGCCGACCGCGCCGGCGAGCGCTACTTCCCCCACGAATTCATGTATCGCGCCCTGCGCTCCGGCGTGCTGGAGCAGTATTACCAGATCGACCCGCGTGACTCGTGGATGCTGGCCGCGGCCGAGAAGAACCTGCCGATGGTGGTTCCCGGTTGGGAAGACTCGACGATGGGCAACATGTTCACCGGCCACGTGATGAGCGGCGACATCAAAAACGTCCACACCGTGCGCACGGGCATCGAATACATGGCCGAACTGGCCGGCTGGTACCAGGCGACGGCGGCCACGCGCTCCATCGGCTTCTTCCAGATCGGCGGCGGCATTGCCGGCGACTTCCCCATTTGTGTCGTGCCGATGCTGCATCAGGACCTCGGCCGCACCGACGTGGCGCTGTGGGGCTACTTCTGCCAGATTGGCGACTCGACCACCAGCTACGGCTCCTATAGCGGGGCCGTGCCCAACGAGAAGATCACCTGGGGCAAGTTGGGCATCGACACGCCGAAGTACATGATCGAATCCGACGCCACCATCGTCGCGCCGCTTGTTTTTGCGCTGGTGATGGGGCAATAG
- a CDS encoding cytochrome c-type biogenesis protein codes for MTNIRKKSLFRWLFLALLLVLLPTAVYGQGEITDDEVNAVAKDVYCPVCESTPLDVCPTAACADWRELIRVKLAEGQSRDEILDYFARQYGEGVLANPPRRGASLVVLWILPFALVLVGLLLFSRLLRGLRTAAPAGAPPARPSAATGDPVLDDYISRVEREIEE; via the coding sequence GTGACAAACATCCGCAAGAAATCACTTTTCCGCTGGTTATTCCTGGCCCTATTGTTGGTCTTGTTGCCCACGGCCGTCTACGGCCAGGGCGAGATCACCGACGACGAAGTGAACGCCGTCGCCAAGGACGTTTACTGCCCGGTGTGCGAGAGCACGCCGCTCGACGTGTGCCCGACGGCGGCCTGCGCCGATTGGCGCGAGCTGATCCGCGTCAAGCTGGCCGAGGGGCAATCGCGCGACGAGATTCTGGACTACTTCGCCCGCCAATATGGCGAGGGCGTGCTGGCGAACCCGCCACGCCGCGGGGCCAGCCTGGTCGTCCTGTGGATTTTGCCCTTTGCCCTGGTGCTGGTGGGGCTGTTGCTCTTCAGCCGCCTGCTGCGCGGCCTGCGCACCGCCGCGCCCGCCGGCGCGCCGCCCGCCCGCCCCTCGGCGGCCACGGGCGATCCCGTCCTGGACGACTACATCTCCCGCGTGGAGAGGGAAATAGAAGAATAA
- a CDS encoding EthD family reductase, with product MFKFVVIYYRVDDEAALEEFYSSTHLPLLEQLPGLQRLEVSRVTSQPFGRSRFHLMIETYFSSEAALREALLSRPGLEMMDALRPWSENKLIAWFYADSFAEER from the coding sequence ATGTTCAAATTCGTCGTGATCTACTACCGTGTCGATGATGAGGCGGCGCTGGAGGAGTTCTACAGCAGCACCCACCTGCCGCTGCTGGAACAACTGCCCGGCTTGCAGCGGCTGGAGGTCAGCCGGGTCACGTCGCAGCCGTTCGGCCGCTCCCGCTTCCACTTGATGATCGAAACCTACTTCAGCAGCGAGGCCGCCCTGCGCGAGGCGCTACTCTCGCGGCCGGGGCTGGAGATGATGGACGCGCTGCGGCCGTGGTCGGAGAACAAGCTCATCGCCTGGTTCTACGCCGATTCATTTGCCGAAGAGAGATAA
- a CDS encoding ABC transporter substrate-binding protein, with protein sequence MKKVIGLVILIGLLAVACGGGPAGGPGAAEGGEPTAAVAEGEVQLAPELSVYNWADYIDEQILADYTERYGVEIIYDTFASNEDLLTKLQAGASGYDIIIPSDYMVAQMIELGLLAEIDVATLPNFANIGAEFKDPPYDPGNAHCTPYQWGMTGIGYRNGNPAFADGPPNSWAYLFEPSLLEQTAPEGINVLNDQRELMAAALFFLGHSPNSTDRAELEAARDLILQAKPYWKTFNSEDYYSTLMESDEIILSHAWSGDAAQAFWSTYDDATGEGNWLFTVPVEGAVRYQDNVCIPANSQRIETALHFMNYLMEAEVAAAITNFTFYPSPNEAAKEFINPDILNNPGIFPPPEVAAKLQWLTDVGDAIFIYDEMWTAIKGQ encoded by the coding sequence ATGAAAAAGGTAATTGGATTGGTGATCCTGATCGGACTACTGGCCGTGGCCTGCGGCGGCGGGCCGGCCGGCGGCCCCGGCGCGGCCGAGGGCGGCGAGCCGACGGCCGCCGTGGCCGAGGGCGAAGTGCAGCTGGCCCCGGAACTCAGTGTCTACAACTGGGCCGACTACATCGACGAGCAGATCCTGGCCGACTACACCGAGCGCTACGGCGTGGAGATCATCTACGACACCTTCGCCTCCAACGAAGATTTGCTGACCAAGCTGCAAGCCGGGGCCAGCGGCTACGACATCATCATCCCGTCCGACTACATGGTGGCCCAGATGATCGAGCTGGGCTTGCTGGCCGAGATCGACGTCGCGACCCTGCCCAACTTCGCCAACATCGGCGCGGAGTTCAAAGACCCGCCCTATGACCCCGGCAACGCCCATTGCACGCCCTACCAGTGGGGGATGACCGGCATTGGCTATCGCAACGGCAACCCGGCCTTCGCGGACGGGCCGCCCAATAGCTGGGCCTACCTGTTCGAGCCGAGCCTGCTGGAGCAGACCGCGCCGGAGGGCATCAACGTCCTCAACGACCAGCGCGAATTGATGGCCGCAGCCCTCTTCTTCCTGGGCCACTCGCCCAATTCCACCGACCGGGCCGAACTGGAAGCGGCGCGCGACCTGATCCTGCAAGCCAAGCCGTACTGGAAGACGTTCAACAGCGAGGATTACTACAGCACGTTGATGGAAAGCGATGAAATTATCCTGTCCCACGCCTGGAGCGGCGACGCGGCACAGGCTTTCTGGAGCACCTACGACGACGCCACGGGCGAGGGCAACTGGCTCTTCACCGTGCCGGTCGAGGGGGCGGTGCGCTATCAGGACAACGTCTGCATCCCGGCCAATAGCCAACGGATTGAGACGGCGCTGCACTTCATGAACTATCTGATGGAGGCGGAGGTGGCCGCGGCCATCACCAACTTCACCTTCTACCCCAGCCCCAACGAGGCGGCGAAGGAGTTCATCAACCCCGACATCCTGAACAACCCCGGCATCTTCCCCCCGCCGGAAGTAGCGGCCAAGCTGCAATGGCTGACCGACGTCGGCGACGCGATCTTCATTTATGATGAGATGTGGACGGCGATTAAGGGACAGTGA
- a CDS encoding ABC transporter permease: MTTTTNAPASTLSPPAARAPGRRRTTSRDSARAAFNSRVLTWLAMGIFLFLYLPIIILVIYSFSGGNNVGVWTGFSTRWYAELLSDRALISAFRVSLWVALWSTLISTVLGTLAAMALERYRFFGRLPFDTVLYLPIIIPDIVMALSTLLFFVTFAVPLSRYTILVTHVAFNVAFVAVVVRARLAEMDASLEEAAADLGANAWTTFRRVTMPILMPGIVSGALLAFTLSLDDFVITFFVAGPGSTTLPVRVYSMIKFGVTPEVNAISTLMLVGSTVLVVISLLLQRK; the protein is encoded by the coding sequence ATGACCACCACGACCAACGCCCCCGCCTCCACCCTGTCCCCGCCGGCCGCCCGCGCCCCCGGCCGCCGCCGCACCACCAGCCGCGACAGCGCCCGCGCCGCCTTCAACAGCCGCGTCCTGACCTGGCTGGCGATGGGCATCTTTCTCTTTCTCTACCTGCCGATCATCATCCTGGTCATCTACTCCTTCAGCGGCGGCAACAACGTCGGCGTGTGGACCGGCTTCTCCACGCGCTGGTATGCCGAACTGCTGAGCGACCGGGCGCTCATCTCGGCCTTCCGCGTCAGCCTGTGGGTGGCGCTGTGGTCGACGCTGATCAGCACGGTGCTGGGCACGCTGGCGGCGATGGCCCTGGAGCGCTACCGTTTCTTCGGCCGCCTGCCGTTCGACACGGTGCTCTACCTGCCGATCATCATCCCCGACATCGTCATGGCCCTGTCGACGCTGCTGTTCTTCGTCACCTTCGCCGTGCCCCTCAGCCGCTATACCATCCTGGTGACCCACGTGGCCTTCAACGTGGCCTTCGTGGCGGTGGTGGTGCGGGCGCGGCTGGCGGAGATGGACGCCTCGCTGGAAGAGGCGGCGGCCGACCTGGGGGCCAACGCCTGGACAACGTTCCGCCGCGTCACGATGCCCATCCTGATGCCGGGTATCGTCTCCGGGGCGCTGCTGGCCTTCACATTGTCGCTGGATGATTTTGTCATCACCTTCTTCGTCGCCGGGCCGGGTTCGACCACGCTGCCGGTGCGCGTCTATTCGATGATCAAGTTCGGCGTCACGCCGGAGGTCAATGCGATCTCGACGCTGATGCTGGTGGGATCGACGGTGTTGGTGGTGATTTCGTTGTTGTTGCAGAGGAAATAG
- a CDS encoding S-adenosylmethionine decarboxylase family protein — MRDVYGLHLMMRVSNVRNRAALSDGETVNRFLVELVHELDMNVLAGPMVTEEAGEPQRAGYSGVIILYESHAAIHTYSNLGEAFLDVFSCKPYDVSRVERVMNRYFGTFEIVEQTTLGRGVHWGSNVEREMESWREQRPESAPDAAPALAPVGGRVRVPEFQPAGSFG; from the coding sequence ATGAGAGACGTGTATGGTCTGCATCTGATGATGCGCGTGTCCAACGTGCGTAACCGCGCCGCGCTGAGCGACGGCGAAACTGTCAATCGCTTCCTGGTCGAACTTGTCCACGAACTGGACATGAACGTTCTGGCCGGGCCAATGGTGACCGAAGAGGCCGGCGAGCCGCAACGGGCCGGCTATTCCGGCGTCATCATCCTCTACGAATCGCACGCCGCGATTCACACTTACAGCAACCTGGGCGAGGCGTTCCTCGACGTCTTCTCCTGCAAGCCCTACGACGTATCGCGCGTGGAGCGCGTGATGAACCGCTACTTCGGCACGTTCGAGATCGTGGAACAAACGACCCTCGGCCGCGGCGTCCACTGGGGCAGCAACGTCGAGCGCGAGATGGAATCGTGGCGCGAGCAGCGGCCGGAGTCGGCGCCGGATGCGGCCCCGGCTTTGGCTCCTGTGGGCGGCCGTGTCCGCGTGCCCGAGTTCCAGCCCGCCGGCAGCTTTGGTTGA
- a CDS encoding zinc ribbon domain-containing protein yields the protein MTTFLTGLTLGSILLGGALVVIVVLYLARPFALPEDEAARVDRETIDGLLLRKDALLRDIRELDEDYEAAKVAPEMYRAARPKMVKQAAILMKQLDEAGYADTPTVAVDAQSVDAQIEAAVSRLRTPEQIDAQIEAAIRQTRQQPPAPATNGTTQYCPQCGRRVEPDERFCARCGRKLSEEPQPSQAARA from the coding sequence GTGACCACTTTTCTCACTGGACTGACCCTCGGCTCCATCCTGTTGGGCGGGGCGCTGGTCGTCATCGTCGTGCTCTACCTGGCCCGGCCGTTCGCCCTGCCGGAAGATGAGGCCGCGCGCGTCGACCGCGAAACCATCGACGGCTTGCTGCTGCGCAAGGATGCGCTGCTGCGCGACATCCGCGAACTGGACGAGGATTACGAGGCGGCCAAGGTCGCCCCGGAGATGTATCGCGCCGCCCGGCCGAAAATGGTGAAGCAGGCGGCTATCCTGATGAAGCAACTCGATGAGGCCGGCTATGCCGACACGCCGACGGTTGCCGTAGACGCACAGAGCGTAGACGCGCAGATCGAGGCCGCTGTGAGCCGTTTACGCACGCCGGAGCAGATCGACGCCCAGATCGAGGCCGCCATTCGCCAGACCCGGCAACAACCGCCGGCCCCGGCCACCAACGGGACAACGCAATACTGCCCCCAGTGCGGCCGGCGCGTGGAACCCGACGAGCGCTTCTGCGCCCGCTGCGGTCGCAAGCTCAGCGAGGAACCCCAACCATCCCAGGCCGCTCGCGCCTGA
- a CDS encoding ABC transporter permease translates to MAATTDTGLKPPTPSPIPLTRGGDPFHQAAAVVFLGQALLWLALLFRWATFSVIAWQPLAVELALAQWPSFAAYVLFGGLLALNLAAGLGLLRGAGWARPVGLAAAVIALVAAVGYYALGREFYGTVLLAGLGGLALLLLTRRTAWSMAFPSAYWLLIFFLIPVAIVFFVSLGERTRLGTVTYPDFDLGNLGAYFDDYARIFSRIDGEFIYLRIFGRSLWLALLNTVICLLFAYPFAYWIARQPAHRRNMLIFLVMIPFWTNFLVRTYAWMLILRDSGLINNFWSITLHEQAVRLAEVSPLFEGLAAATSHKLPLLYNFPSVLLGLFYGYLPFMVLPLYTNLEKVNWSLLEAASDLYAGRWQSFRRVLLPLTLPGIIAGSIIVFIPSLGAYVTPDLMGGARVALLGNLLQQQFMTVRDWPFGSAISFIMMAVMLAATLVYFRVSAESERSAEMTVGRDK, encoded by the coding sequence ATGGCTGCCACGACTGACACCGGGCTGAAGCCGCCCACGCCATCCCCCATCCCGCTGACACGCGGCGGCGACCCCTTCCACCAGGCCGCCGCGGTCGTCTTCCTCGGTCAGGCTCTCCTCTGGCTCGCGCTCCTCTTTCGCTGGGCAACCTTCTCCGTTATCGCATGGCAACCGCTGGCCGTTGAGCTGGCCCTGGCCCAATGGCCGTCCTTCGCCGCCTACGTCCTGTTCGGCGGGCTGCTGGCGCTGAATCTGGCCGCCGGGCTGGGGCTGCTGCGCGGGGCGGGCTGGGCGCGGCCGGTGGGGTTGGCGGCGGCGGTGATCGCTCTGGTCGCGGCCGTGGGCTACTACGCGCTGGGCCGCGAGTTCTACGGCACGGTGCTGTTGGCCGGGCTGGGCGGCCTGGCCCTGCTGCTGCTGACCCGCCGCACGGCCTGGTCGATGGCCTTCCCCTCGGCCTATTGGCTGCTCATCTTCTTCCTCATCCCGGTGGCTATCGTCTTCTTCGTCAGTCTGGGCGAACGCACCCGGCTGGGCACGGTCACCTATCCGGACTTCGACCTGGGCAATCTGGGCGCTTATTTCGACGATTACGCCCGCATCTTCAGCCGCATCGACGGCGAATTCATCTATCTGCGCATCTTCGGCCGTTCGCTGTGGCTGGCGCTGCTCAACACGGTCATCTGCCTGCTGTTCGCCTACCCGTTCGCCTACTGGATCGCCCGCCAGCCGGCCCACCGGCGCAACATGCTCATCTTCCTGGTGATGATCCCGTTCTGGACCAACTTTCTGGTGCGCACCTACGCCTGGATGCTCATCCTGCGCGATTCGGGGCTGATCAACAACTTCTGGAGCATCACCCTCCACGAGCAGGCCGTGCGCCTGGCCGAGGTGTCGCCGCTGTTCGAGGGGCTGGCCGCGGCCACGTCGCACAAGTTGCCGCTGCTCTATAACTTCCCGTCGGTGCTGTTGGGCCTGTTCTACGGCTATCTGCCGTTCATGGTGCTGCCGCTCTACACCAATCTGGAGAAGGTCAACTGGTCGCTGCTGGAGGCGGCGTCCGACCTCTATGCCGGACGGTGGCAGAGCTTCCGCCGCGTGCTGCTGCCGCTGACGCTGCCGGGCATCATCGCCGGGTCGATCATCGTCTTCATCCCGTCGCTGGGGGCCTACGTGACGCCCGACCTGATGGGCGGGGCGCGGGTGGCCCTGCTGGGCAATCTGTTGCAGCAGCAATTTATGACTGTGCGCGACTGGCCGTTCGGCTCGGCCATCAGCTTCATTATGATGGCCGTCATGCTGGCGGCCACGCTGGTCTATTTCCGCGTCTCGGCCGAATCGGAGCGGTCGGCGGAGATGACCGTGGGGCGCGACAAATGA
- a CDS encoding c-type cytochrome: protein MTHFPHRAAPRRLFLFALIILVVATVLLGRPQTGAAQDPVLPATTPEALPGLDLFAERCANCHGETGLGDGALIEQAGQPAPMPFDAAYIRAAEPSVMFRQITDGEAAVGMPPFGPASTNPIDDAGRWNLVAGVFSLATPPEDVVAGQAVYEAQCAACHGDAGAGDGPDAATTEPVAGPLDDAAFWFNRSNDTVYNELTSGEISAHSFQLAEEELRRVIDFARTFSYVYADPAILTAPIPAGVIVGTLDNGTTGAMLGEAQVELQAFTPEFEQTLTLTTTTDVNGNFRFDVTDVAPNLIYIAGSSFNGLNFSSGANQLDRNNPTLEMPVTVYDKTSDAAGVSVAQLHIVFEFAEERVAVNQLYVVNNAANSVFVGPSGDPADGVFEVAVPEGAENLEFQRSFGSMQNFLPANDFVQTARGWSDPLPLRPGDGALTLLVRYELPFSSGMRIAHPIFFETATTTIILPDAGVTVTNTPWVEQPSQDFGDGQMFLNFSGPGVPAGETISMVLEGRPSVVTDADGAAVVNRDTTTELLIGGGALLLAAVGGVFLWRYWQGRHDDEGEAWADEVEAGVVAPAGAAPAGADDLLRAIAALDDAHEAGQLEEAAYQAQRAELKGQLAAMWQKGG from the coding sequence ATGACTCATTTCCCCCATCGCGCCGCGCCGCGCCGGCTGTTCCTGTTCGCCCTCATCATCCTTGTCGTCGCCACTGTGCTGCTGGGCCGGCCGCAAACCGGCGCGGCCCAGGACCCGGTGCTGCCCGCGACCACGCCGGAAGCGCTGCCGGGCCTCGATCTCTTCGCCGAGCGCTGCGCCAATTGCCACGGCGAAACCGGCCTGGGCGACGGCGCACTCATCGAGCAGGCCGGCCAACCAGCCCCCATGCCCTTCGACGCGGCCTACATCCGCGCCGCCGAACCATCGGTCATGTTCCGCCAGATCACCGACGGCGAAGCGGCCGTGGGCATGCCCCCCTTCGGCCCGGCCAGCACCAACCCCATTGACGACGCCGGGCGCTGGAATCTGGTGGCCGGCGTGTTCAGTCTGGCGACCCCGCCCGAAGACGTGGTCGCCGGGCAGGCCGTCTACGAAGCCCAATGCGCCGCCTGCCACGGCGACGCCGGCGCGGGCGACGGCCCCGACGCGGCCACGACCGAACCCGTGGCCGGGCCGCTCGACGACGCCGCCTTCTGGTTCAACCGCAGCAATGACACGGTTTATAACGAACTGACCTCGGGCGAGATTTCGGCCCACTCCTTCCAACTGGCCGAAGAGGAGTTGCGCCGGGTCATCGACTTCGCCCGGACGTTCAGCTACGTCTACGCCGACCCGGCCATTCTGACCGCGCCCATTCCGGCCGGGGTCATCGTCGGCACGCTGGACAACGGCACCACCGGCGCAATGCTGGGCGAGGCGCAGGTCGAATTGCAGGCGTTCACGCCCGAATTCGAGCAGACGCTGACCCTGACGACCACGACCGACGTCAACGGTAACTTCCGCTTCGACGTGACCGACGTGGCTCCTAACCTGATCTATATCGCCGGCTCGTCGTTCAACGGCCTCAATTTCAGCAGCGGCGCCAACCAGCTTGACCGCAACAACCCGACGCTGGAAATGCCCGTCACCGTCTACGACAAGACCAGCGACGCGGCCGGGGTCAGCGTGGCCCAACTCCACATTGTCTTCGAGTTCGCCGAGGAGCGGGTGGCCGTGAACCAGCTCTACGTCGTCAACAACGCCGCCAATTCCGTCTTCGTTGGCCCCAGCGGCGACCCAGCCGACGGCGTGTTCGAGGTGGCCGTGCCCGAAGGGGCGGAGAACCTGGAGTTCCAGCGCTCGTTCGGCTCGATGCAGAACTTCCTGCCGGCCAACGATTTCGTGCAGACGGCGCGCGGCTGGTCTGACCCGCTGCCGTTGCGCCCCGGCGACGGGGCGCTGACGCTGCTGGTGCGCTATGAACTGCCCTTCAGCAGCGGCATGCGCATTGCCCACCCCATCTTCTTCGAGACGGCCACGACGACCATCATCCTGCCCGATGCCGGCGTGACGGTGACCAACACGCCGTGGGTGGAGCAGCCGTCGCAGGATTTCGGCGATGGGCAGATGTTCCTCAACTTCAGCGGCCCCGGCGTGCCCGCCGGCGAAACGATCAGCATGGTGCTGGAGGGGCGGCCGAGCGTGGTCACCGATGCCGACGGCGCGGCGGTGGTCAACCGCGACACGACGACGGAGTTGCTCATCGGCGGCGGGGCGCTGCTGCTGGCCGCCGTGGGTGGCGTCTTCCTGTGGCGCTACTGGCAGGGCCGCCACGACGACGAAGGAGAAGCGTGGGCCGACGAGGTCGAGGCGGGCGTGGTCGCTCCCGCCGGGGCCGCTCCCGCCGGAGCCGATGACCTGTTGCGGGCCATCGCCGCCCTTGACGATGCCCACGAAGCCGGGCAATTGGAAGAAGCGGCGTATCAGGCGCAACGGGCCGAACTCAAGGGGCAACTGGCGGCGATGTGGCAGAAAGGCGGGTAA
- the speB gene encoding agmatinase produces MAHEKNPALGGHLLAYAGVPTFMRQTPTRDLSGVDVAIVGVPFDSGATSFRGGTRFGPRHIRAASLALWGTHHIHGVAPTDALTIVDYGDVEIEMAYIEKSMDFITTEVGAALAQGAMVVALGGDHSISLPLLRAQAAAARNAGHGPLAVVHFDAHTDVEPGGYEHGTVFRHAIEEGLIDPTAYIQVGIRGSLFFPDDLNVARRLGARVLTIDDCFEMGIPAVIEAIRETVGDRRVYVTLDIDATDPAFAPGTGTPEPGGFSSYQMLQLMRGLKGLNLVGMDLVEVSPPYDQSDVTAILAANLVFEYLCLVALRRAGEQGSRGDYDRRTD; encoded by the coding sequence ATGGCCCACGAAAAGAACCCAGCCCTGGGCGGTCATTTGCTGGCTTATGCCGGCGTGCCGACCTTCATGCGCCAGACGCCGACGCGCGACCTGTCCGGCGTGGACGTCGCCATCGTCGGCGTCCCCTTCGACAGCGGGGCGACGAGCTTCCGCGGCGGTACGCGCTTCGGCCCGCGCCACATTCGCGCGGCGTCGCTGGCCCTGTGGGGCACGCACCATATTCATGGCGTGGCCCCCACCGATGCGCTGACCATTGTCGATTACGGCGACGTCGAGATCGAGATGGCCTATATCGAGAAGTCGATGGACTTCATCACCACGGAGGTCGGCGCGGCGCTGGCCCAGGGGGCGATGGTCGTGGCCCTGGGCGGCGATCATTCGATCAGTCTGCCGCTGCTGCGGGCGCAGGCGGCCGCCGCGCGGAACGCGGGCCACGGCCCGCTGGCCGTCGTCCACTTCGACGCCCACACCGACGTGGAGCCGGGCGGCTACGAGCACGGCACGGTCTTTCGCCATGCCATTGAAGAAGGTCTCATCGACCCCACGGCCTACATCCAGGTCGGCATCCGCGGCTCGCTCTTTTTCCCCGACGACCTGAACGTCGCCCGGCGCTTGGGCGCGCGCGTGCTGACCATCGACGACTGCTTCGAGATGGGCATCCCGGCCGTCATCGAGGCCATCCGCGAGACCGTCGGCGACCGTCGCGTCTACGTCACGCTCGACATCGACGCCACCGATCCCGCCTTTGCGCCCGGCACGGGCACGCCGGAACCGGGCGGCTTCAGCAGCTACCAGATGCTCCAACTCATGCGCGGCCTGAAAGGGCTGAATCTGGTGGGTATGGACCTGGTCGAAGTCAGCCCGCCCTATGACCAGTCCGACGTGACGGCCATCCTGGCCGCCAACCTGGTGTTTGAGTATCTATGCCTGGTGGCTCTGCGGAGAGCAGGGGAGCAGGGGAGCAGGGGGGATTATGACAGACGCACCGATTAG